aaacagacaaacaaacagacagacagacagaaacaacaaacaagtaAACAGTAGCAGAGACCCAGAGGCTATGTGTAATTGAGatctgcagcacagactgaagTCTGAGAGCAGACTTTTCTTTGCTTCGTCTctggtctcctccctcctcggttttccctcctccctcgctgtcAATGTCTCTGCACCAACAGCCTAGTGTATTACTGGATACATGGGGTGGCAGTAGAGCAGTTGGTAGTCCTCTAACCGCAAGGTTGGCAGTTCGAATCCTTGCCGGGGTCAATATGTtctccttgggcaagacactgaaccctgGTGTTtcaagcagctgctggcatcagtgtgtgaatgtgagagtgaatgagaagctactgtaaagtGCTTCGGATCCAGGAAAGGGTGTTTAAATGCGCTATGGAAATGTGGACCATTCACTGCTATAGATAAATTTCTAGCTCCTGttgtctcctctcttctctgtgTGAGGTTACCTGACCACCAAATGTCATGTTTGACCTGTGGATTATGGATTTTAAATATAGAACGCTTGTCACCATAGTTACCAGGTCACCATCCATCTTCATTCTCGGTCTTcagtgttttcagctttttgtcAGCTGAGaaacaaattacaaaataattaCGTTGTAACAAAACTGAGAATATCAGAAAACAGCTCTGACCCTGTGTGTCTCAAATGTAAACAAGCTTCTAACTATAGACTGAAACACTGTTTGAGGAGAAAACCTCTGTGAGCTGACACtcatctaaataaataaatctgatgTAGCACGGGTATCTCATTCACGCTTCTCTTGATGGTCAAGGTGTGAACCTGCACTTGTAAAATGTATCTTTATTTGTGAGATTATTACTAATATAAGATGAGACtctacagagcagcagcagcacctgctggacaacaaatgaaatgaaccaGGAAAGTGTATTAGACCTGACATATGAACATTTGTACCATTGTCAATAGAGGATTCATAGAATATTCAAAACCATTGTTGCAGGAATCGAGACACCAGGAGGAAACCTGGGGGGTCCTGCTGGTCTCACCCCGATGTCTCCATGTCGGTCCAAGTGAAGCTGACTGAGTTTGGACCTGGAGCCTTTATCTAGGACCACATATGTGATCACTTTTAAGCACAATTTTCTTTAGCTAACTGTCCACCTCAGAGTAGACGTCCTTCATGGCCAATTTCTAGTTTGGTTTTCAGACTGAAATGGGCCATCTATAGTAAAACTCACACAGGCTTAAGATGAGCTGTGTGCATGGTTCAGAACCCAATGTTCTGGGACAGTTCTACCAATTCTGAACCTGCCTCTTGCCTGATTGATTTTGTTGCTTCTGGAAACGGGTTAACACTGGTGTGAGTTTAGTTTCAGCACAGCCACATGGAGGAAGTGATGTTGTCTGTGGTATAGTAATTTTTACCGGATCCGGGACAATACTACAAAGTCAAACTGTTTATgtcttgttttgatttgttgcCTCAGATTCAAACTGTTAATTTCTTAAGTATCCAGAAAGTGAAAATGAGTCTTAGGCTCTGGTTGTCAGGGTCAGATGGGAATGAATCGTGTGATTTACCTGATGCTTAGCAACAACGAGTGGTAGTATGATACTTTTAGGTTGGTGAAACCTTGTGAATGTGGACCCGCCTCTGATACCTTATTTAGCCTGATGTGAACAGAAACAGTGTGTGGGCTGACCCAGACATTTCTCATCTTGTTTCCTGCTTCAGTTTGCTTCTGCGTCTCTTTGTTtcacatttattattcagattTCATCTAGAGTCATCACAGGTAGGAACATACCTGATCAATATGTCTCCATGTTCTGGATCAGGATCCAGATCTGGGTTCTGGTCAAAGTTAGACTTTGTGAGACTATCTCTTGACTTTATtcacatgtttaaaaaaaagaatcttgATTCTGTGGAACATTAAAGGTTTTGTGACCTGGTTACAATCCTAAATCCAGGAGTGTTGGACGAAAAGTCCAAAGTTTTGTCCAGACAAAACTTTGACAGAGTAATAAGGAAATAAAGGCTCCTGTGGTGAGAGAGAATCTTCACAGTAGAACCTAGGGGTTCtgataataaacacaataataGAATCAACTGATTTTTTTGCCAGTTTGTTCTTTGATAACTGTCTATGGCTGctggaaacaaaacaatttccccattgtgggacaaaTAACATTgtatctgatctgatctgatctgatctgatctgatctgatacgtacttgtatatacagtaatatgtaAACAATGAACAGTTATAAATTGTGCAATAAGGCATcaagcaaaatacaaaaaagtaaGAATTTTGCCTGTATGTCATACATATTTATGTAGGCGTGACGTATTCACGGTTTCAAAACAGTGCCTGATGAGACCCAAgacactgcacaaacacaatggAAAAACTTCAAGGTGTGGTTATACAATGTGATACACATTGTACACACATGTGTATcactgctgtgatgtgatgaagtgtacagtctgatgtctgtgggagcaatgacctgcagcagctccttcctgcctgtggctgtaacagtgtggtgctgagggagctgctcagagcctctacagtggtgcagggtggagggttctccatgatggatgctaGTTTAGCCAACCTCCttcatggactccagtgtgcagccaaGGACAGAGCAGGCATTCTGAAGCAGCTTGTGAGTCCCTTCCCATCTTTACCTGAGGCTACCACAGTGTTGTAGAAAGTCTGTAACAGCTCTATGcccacaccaaaggacctcagtctcctcagcataTGGAGACGGCTCTGGCCCTTCTTCTACAGAGAGTCTGtgtgaaaagctgaaaattttgatatttctgtagctgaaagaaTGTGGGACTAGTTAAGCGCCAAAAAACGTACAGAAGACAtaacataaatacaaatataaatataaaatataaagatTTGAATAACAATACATTGAGTACTTTGCAGCATCAGGTCCAGATGCTGATGTTTACTGGTCCAAAGTAAGGTAGGTAGGAAGGAAGAGGGTGGGGCTAGAAGATGGGTAACAGGAATGAAAGGTAAGGCTCATGTGGGTTGGACCCGAAGTGGTTCAGGGTGATGTTGCAGAGTCAAAGGGCCTTTTTGGTTCTATGAGTCCTTGGGTATTTGTGTTCCTCCTCCGACATCTCGTCAAAGATTGAACTCAACACAACAAAAAGCAGACAGAACATTGCACATCCGGTTTACTAGctctgtttagtttagttatgTGTGGGTGAGACTTGATGTGAGGTCCTGAGGGACAACAACAGATGTAAAACTGTGAGCACTACAGCCATATTTAACCACTAAAAGTATGCATTTCCTCCTCACAGTGATCGACAGCGGACGGGGTGGAGCCGATAGAGTCTTCAGATAGCTGCCATGTCAGCTCTGGTCCTGTTAATGACAACGATGATGGTCATGAAGAGCAAAGGTCAGTGTGTGAGTCAGCAGCCTCAGCTGCTCAGGGTTAACAGGACAGAGGTGAGACATTTGGGTGCAGCAGAGTAATCAAGTACCAATAGAAGTGAGCCGTACCATCACATCAGGTGACACTCATCCTATCACGGCTCAGATATCAGTCCACAGGTTCAACTGTTACACAGCAGCTCACCTGTCCCTCTGGGCTCTGGTGTTCTGAGGCATCACTTGTCCAGGACAGGTCTTGTCAGTGGTGAACAGGCACATCCTGGCATCCAGACCTTAAACAGAGTTAATGAAACTGGTTTGTTGTAACAGACTTCTctcacttctgtgtgtgtgtgtgacctttgaccccagctgCCTTCACAAAGATCATCACAGTATCTTCACACAGCGATGGGTCCGTCCTGCTGCccgcagaggggggagggagactAGAGCATGGGTGGGACGTCAGGTGGACTCATCCCCACCTGGTCTTATCTCTGAAGAATAACATGACGACGTGTCACCACGGACGCTGTGAGCTGCTGAGTGATGGCTCACTGAGATTCAACAGAGTTCAGATCAAGGACTCAGGAACATACCGCCTGGAGGTGTTCTATGAAAATGGGACGCAGCAGATGAGGAAAGACTTCCTACTCcatgtggaggctgcaggtgagaaACTTGCTGCATGTAGAATActtcagtgcagcagctctggacTAATGTGACAATGGTTGATGATGTGGAAGTGGGATGGCTGGGccatatggggtgccaaatgtaaaagtagcacctagaactagttttctcacatttaactaaatgacacaacatgttttctcacatttagttaaatgtgcaaaagtctaaatgtaaatgttaaatataaatgtaaatgttaaatataaatgtaaatgttaaatgttaaatctaaatgttaaatgttaaatgtaaatgttaaatgttaaatgtaaatgttaaatgtaaatgttaaatgttaaatgttaaatctaaatgttaaatgttaaatgtaaatgttaaatgtaaatgttaaatgtaaatgttaaatgttaaatgtaaatgttaaatgttaaatgtaaatgttaaatgttggccgagtgtaaaactgaatatttatgaatgggcaagtagactccatccctaccctcaaacagcgctggtctcagatcagagacgcgaactcaaacacgtcaagcagtacgcatagctccgcccacatctgactctggatcggtgcacgaaaatactggagagaagcctgaagtcgaagccatcatggccgccagctccgactccctcccgttgggggagattgaacgggctgtaacggcaggtgtgcgggctgaggctccgcttcaaactgctgttctgtcgtaaacaccattaatgaggagtcaagtaggtttaaaaagaatatttctgtggcgccggtggagaattagttggctaactatactagctagccgaagttaagtccaggctaaaaacaaaagtttccagatcagatgtgggcggggtttgcgcgcactgtttgaggtgattgagttcgcgtctctgatctgagaccagcgctgtttgagggtaggggtggagtctacttgcccattcatgaatattcagtttacactctgcaaacatttaacatttacatttaacatttacatttaacatttaacatttacatttaacatttaaattaaaatctaaatTCAAATAGAGACCAGCTATGCCAGGAGACAACAGGCCGCAACTAAAATTGATTAAATCGAGGttcgttggggggggggcaggtggtgGAAAAGAGCACTAACTAAAATACAATTTCTTACAACACAATTAAAAACCCTTGAGGAATAAAACAGTCAATCAGTATAGTTAATAAGGTAatcagtttaaatattaataggGTCCGCAGTGTCCTGGACACCACTGCTCATACTTCCTACCGAACCTTGATAAAGAAAAAGTCACGGCAAACACGCAATATTAAAACATGCTATTAAAAACACCATGCAATATAATAATTAACTAAAACCAATAAAAAAGTCCACTCTGTGACACTAACATCAGCAAAGTTCATACCTCTGTTAGcaggtgacagcagcagcactgtggcTGTGTCTATCTCCTGCCTtctcctgtttctgctgctgctttccttcatcatcttcatcctgaggaggagagggatcaGGCACACAGATACCTCAGGTACGAAAGCTCATGACAGACGAgcatagtttaaaaaaaagaggctAGATTATAATCTGTTTTACTGGTACAGGTCAAACAGAGGAAAATGTGTATGTTAAGATGCTCAGTCATTGCGGCAAAGAGGGTGAGGATGACGTTGAGAAGAagcaagagaaagaggaggatcCTGTTTatggtaaacaaacacacacaagaaccAGCTAACAACTGACACTAGCAGGTGCTAACATGTTCCCTTCCGTTCAGTTTCCTGTAATCCTGCTCTCTCAATGGAAACACCAATCACACAGCAGACAGTGGAGGATGACGTCTACGTGTGACAACCAATCGGAGCTCAGCTTGTTTGGAACGAGCATCCTGGACAGGTTTTCATTTCTTATGTATATTTGAAACAATGTAGCTGTGGATAAAAACTTTGGGTCCTGAAATAAAAATCCTAAAGTCTGTGAGACGTCAGACCCACAGAACCTTAAGAGTCAGTAGAATCTTATAACTGGATTCTGGAGTGTTCAGAATATTCACACAGTGTAATCACTGCTGATCTGACAGTTTCTGGATGAGGAGCTTACATAGCTGAGGCAGATGTTTTGGATCAACATTTTGAAGGTTAATTTCAGTTAAATCAACTAAAGGGTGACATCTTGTGGCAGGAAACCGTTACAatttttgcctattgcttacacacGTTTTGCAAAATTTGGACCATGTCAAAACTCTACACGTAAGCCAATCAGACATCAGCACTTGGAGATTAACAACTTCACCTCTTtaccaaaatgaaacactgtAATCAAAACTTAATACTCCTATCTAAAAATCTAATTTTTGCAACAAAACCTCACACACAAGCTCCATTTGAATCACCCTTTTCTATTACCAGCTACACACTGATGaactttatataaaacactccattctttttgtttccatttttaattataatttgcTCAGACTTCTTCTGTAAAACTCAAAAGTAACATTTctgaagtaaacaaacaaaaaaaattaaatttaaaatttatcAACAAAAgatacagtgtgtttgtgtgtgtggtggggggctTATGGATCCCGTCTTTTTTGTGGGTCTGGCCATAAGACctcatccacatcacaggcGATCCTCACGGGCATCGGGGAAAATATCGCCTTATCGGAAAATATCCAGCCCTGTGTCTCGGCATGCCTCTTCCACTGCCTGCAGGAGAGTCATGTGGGTGTATGGTTGCTGATCATATACTTTCCACCGCCTcagtttcatttagaacagggCTGTATATAGGCAGGCAGGTATAAAACTGTGAACTGGTTATGCTTGTTGAACCAATCCTGGACCATAGCGGCACGCTGAAAACTGACACCAGCCTGGGCTGCTCTGGTCTGTGCTGCACAGTTGCATGTAGTGCATGGGACCCAGTGAGAGTGGCCCTGATTTCATCTGATACACGTCTCAAACTGGTCCTCGTAtagtcctcgtcctcctccacgtccacgtccgaCTCCTCTCTCTGATTCTCAATGCCTCCATGTTTGCATAGTTCTCCAAACATCTGACCTGGGGCCTGTTTGTAGCACTGAGGCTAAGACtgtttggtgttgtgttttttgtgcaggtgttttcaggtgtgtgtgtgtgagtgacctCAGTGTGAGCGTTTTCCCAATGATAACAGGGGATTTTGGTTTTGACCAAAGTGTCTAATGTAAGAAAACATGTGTGcgaagttgaaaatgtgtttaagctacaGTTACATTGTGTTTAACATTGTGCTACAAGAAGTTTAAGTATTGAGGCTTTGGTCTAAGCATTCGCTTTTAGTCTTTAAGCAAAAGGCAAAAATGTgccagcacatgcaaaatccactctTTGGGCATTCTGGTACATGACTGTCTGGTTCACCTAACATACTCCTGGTGTGTTAAAAGTGCACTTGCTACTTATTTTAAATTTTGCTACTTTATCCAATCCTGTCTAAGCATGATTTTTGTCATAGTTCCATGATTTACTACAGCCATGCTCGCCgaccagtcacagaaccacctcTGGTCTTGCCCAGACAAACCCAGAATCCCTAAACAGTATTTCCGGCCCACACAATTGGACAGAGTGGGGCTGCAGCACAGCCATGTATCACAGACAGCTTCAGTGACACAGAGAGCTAAGCAGCTACTGCCATGTTACAAAGTGCTGTGTGGGGGTGTGCTGCTCGGGTGTACACAAATACTGCAGGGGGCGGGCGCAACAAGATGCTGCAGCTTGCGATCTGTGTTGTGTCACTGCTGCACTAACATGAAGCTGGGcatataatattaaattaaataaaggaATATTCACTTTTTACACTTTCTTATTGTTATGCTGCATTTTTATGAACAGTGTCCACTGGATCAACTGGAAAACTTTTGAAGCGGGATGCAACATGAtcctaaaagacaaaaacacagagtgCCCAATATGAGTACTAAAATAATAGAACAGGCCGAGGCTGACCAAAAAcagttattccagaatagcagatcagggtgctcagaacagacaagacaaggacactgcaagcaaaagcagagtggaagCAGAGAAAAAACACGTCTGGACTCCTCAAAGGGCGAAAGTAGAATGGTCGAAAGTACATTTAAAAGAGCACTTAGTGGGAGAACTGGTATTTCCCTTCTTTCACTATTTTCTGTATGTCTGGCATTAGGGGTGTCATTTTAATATGCAGGGCATTCTGCAAGTTTTTATGTGTCATTCGG
This Betta splendens chromosome 14, fBetSpl5.4, whole genome shotgun sequence DNA region includes the following protein-coding sequences:
- the LOC114869118 gene encoding uncharacterized protein LOC114869118 isoform X2, with amino-acid sequence MSALVLLMTTMMVMKSKAAFTKIITVSSHSDGSVLLPAEGGGRLEHGWDVRWTHPHLVLSLKNNMTTCHHGRCELLSDGSLRFNRVQIKDSGTYRLEVFYENGTQQMRKDFLLHVEAAGDSSSTVAVSISCLLLFLLLLSFIIFILRRRGIRHTDTSGQTEENVYVKMLSHCGKEGEDDVEKKQEKEEDPVYVSCNPALSMETPITQQTVEDDVYV
- the LOC114869118 gene encoding uncharacterized protein LOC114869118 isoform X1, whose amino-acid sequence is MSALVLLMTTMMVMKSKAAFTKIITVSSHSDGSVLLPAEGGGRLEHGWDVRWTHPHLVLSLKNNMTTCHHGRCELLSDGSLRFNRVQIKDSGTYRLEVFYENGTQQMRKDFLLHVEAAAGDSSSTVAVSISCLLLFLLLLSFIIFILRRRGIRHTDTSGQTEENVYVKMLSHCGKEGEDDVEKKQEKEEDPVYVSCNPALSMETPITQQTVEDDVYV